A genomic stretch from Penicillium digitatum chromosome 4, complete sequence includes:
- a CDS encoding Transcriptional regulator PacG/VIB-1 — MEGFDTMAMPPYLASPLSLGNLQSTDYLNAMSSLDLPDHRSNFDSETFVSEDLANFAPSNLSHQLRRFSSAYDDPFTEMMAPFDPTPQEQPQDSSIDHNNKLLSFSLPAYHFTLLDYSMRRTSLSVAAQLHGMFLLAESPYTTSPSENAPPQQGAELTCYRRNLFQITGSVTLPRGMRYIMTDQGDRIPILAQELTVSATESVEGNPVKIISVPWKTPSAAAANSGTALEENNHSTGAKIEKEPPSIPLDTITGQDLDSDYATFPIAWKRLQFRVATANNGRRKELQQHFVVRLKVVATLSTGAKIPISEVQSGPVIVRGRSPRNFQSRKDLPLSGSAAVSRKNAQANSSNSAMNRTPTSDSVPRRASVTPAKTKPAAQSNSPETKSAPLPNILQKTKATPDWTPILQAASNNLMSHVPKSMFRQSSPEQLSQATESHRRVSSTTAVAAPINLSLLDEEDGGDPNLHLDQKMVPPFAVELSHQRSLSLDQSAPPSKMRKLSHAVPQNPPRSVASSMPLIETANLPQSFASSLPFPNESTDLLYEYFPLGIDDWQAPVDAVYRPHVVHHTNMPEMKFVASRGRNKRYFAAEDVF, encoded by the exons ATGGAGGGCTTCGATACTATGGCCATGCCACCATACTTGGCCAGTCCATTGTCACTTGGGAATCTGCAAAGTACCGACTATCTCAATGCAATGTCCAGCCTGGATTTACCGGATCACCGTTCCAACTTCGATTCCGAGACCTTCGTCAG TGAGGATCTCGCTAACTTCGCACCTTCTAATTTGTCACATCAACTCAGGCGTTTCTCTTCCGCATACGATGACCCTTTCACAGAGATGATGGCGCCCTTTGACCCAACGCCTCAGGAACAACCCCAGGACTCATCGATCGACCACAACAACAAGCTGTTAAGCTTTTCACTGCCGGCATATCACTTTACACTCCTCGACTATTCTATGCGCCGAACCTCCTTATCGGTGGCGGCGCAGTTGCACGGAATGTTCTTACTTGCCGAGTCCCCCTATACAACGTCTCCTTCGGAAAATGCCCCGCCACAACAAGGTGCTGAGCTGACGTGTTATCGTCGCAACTTGTTCCAAATAACCGGTTCGGTAACTTTGCCCCGCGGGATGCGCTATATCATGACCGACCAAGGCGACCGAATTCCCATCCTCGCCCAGGAACTCACCGTGTCAGCCACAGAATCCGTGGAAGGAAACCCGGTGAAGATTATCTCGGTGCCATGGAAGACCCCCTCAGCGGCTGCCGCTAACTCTGGCACGGCACTCGAGGAGAACAACCATAGTACAGGTGCTAAGATTGAAAAGGAGCCTCCCTCAATTCCCTTGGACACCATAACGGGCCAGGATCTGGATTCGGACTACGCAACCTTTCCTATCGCTTGGAAACGTCTACAATTCCGTGTCGCCACCGCCAACAATGGTCGCCGAAAGGAGCTACAGCAACACTTCGTTGTCCGACTCAAGGTGGTCGCGACTTTATCTACTGGTGCGAAGATCCCCATCTCTGAGGTGCAGTCAGGTCCCGTCATCGTTCGTGGTCGCAGCCCACGCAACTTCCAGTCGCGTAAAGATCTTCCCCTGAGTGGGAGTGCTGCCGTTTCGCGAAAGAATGCCCAGGCCAACTCATCGAATTCCGCCATGAACCGCACGCCAACAAGCGACTCCGTTCCGCGTCGTGCCAGCGTGACTCCGGCTAAGACGAAGCCAGCCGCCCAGAGCAACTCTCCTGAAACAAAGTCCGCTCCCTTGCCGAACATTTTGCAGAAAACCAAAGCAACGCCGGATTGGACCCCCATCCTACAGGCCGCATCAAACAATCTCATGTCTCATGTCCCAAAGTCCATGTTTCGTCAGTCTAGCCCGGAACAGCTCTCTCAGGCGACGGAATCACACCGCCGAGTCAGTTCCACAACAGCGGTCGCTGCACCGATCAATTTGTCGTTGCTAGACGAGGAAGACGGCGGTGACCCTAATCTCCATCTTGACCAAAAGATGGTACCCCCTTTCGCTGTCGAGCTGTCACACCAGCGATCGCTGAGTCTCGACCAATCTGCCCCGCCTTCTAAGATGCGCAAGCTCTCGCATGCTGTCCCTCAAAACCCCCCGCGGAGCGTTGCTTCATCCATGCCGTTGATTGAGACTGCCAACCTGCCCCAGTCATTTGCATCATCACTCCCTTTTCCAAACGAAAGCACCGATCTTCTCTATGAGTACTTTCCCCTCGGAATTGATGATTGGCAAGCCCCCGTCGACGCTGTCTACCGACCGCATGTAGTACATCATACCAACATGCCGGAGATGAAATTCGTGGCCTCTAGAGGCCGGAACAAACGGTACTTTGCCGCTGAAGATGTGTTTTAA
- a CDS encoding Beta-N-acetylglucosaminidase, putative encodes MARKEDMLPPGWEDLDRQMGQLFMMGFDGTSVNPQIRSLIENYHLGAVLLSAKNLKSAEDATRLVLELQTIARDAGHPVPLLIALDQENGGVNSLYDEIFIRQFPSTMGIAATGSKSLAYEVAVATAQELKAIGVNWILGPVLDVLTNVRNQPLGVRTAGDDPQEASQYGVQFMRGYQEAGLVTCGKHFPSYGNWEFLGSQADVPIITESLEQLSLSALVPFRRAISQGLDAMMVGGVSLSSAGMNVMHACLSDQVVDELLRKDLQFQGVVVSECLEMESLTHNIGIGGGTVMAKNAGCDVILLCRSFPVQQEAINGLKLGVENSIIGRQRIEQSLRRVLDLKARCTSWEQALNPPGLSALTKMQPSHTKLSTRAYNSSITVVRDKNNFLPLSNVIEADGELLLLTPLVKPLPTSAVSLSYTESAHGSLDLLMLGRTSSIQNGESVFKELGRSLSRQRNGRVLHTSYTSNGVRPIHEDLIQRASAVVVVTADANRNLYQQGFSKHVSMVCQSQHTSSGERRERPLIVVAVSSPYDFAMDSSFGTYICTYDFTETALQALVKVLYGDLTPSAVLPGSIGRMQKIHQSRQHWLVENWNEDRDSFALDALLDTIRAGYALGQPSELLGATASSFLLRKEDVDEAHFVVRNSSTQALYGFCATYFFRSTGTGVLACLLVDPSRRKLSIGHSLHSRAIRTLLQRNGMRRFQLGSRLPGIYLGIPTVNPEERKRLRQWFANMGWNTALSRPVCSVILRNLSTWVPPEGLTATLQSAEITYDLVYGWDFAPAILNHIKTYAQQGVADIYRMALGGAPNCGVIRAKRPSDGAMLGSVVIYNERSALAEHMPMLRAIQASVGGISSPVISSCGEDDSTVLQGLILLAIKQIRKLSANAVVMDSVDGDGNFDNLSAMGFTVLHSFEEVDCDAAMWTMMHA; translated from the exons ATGGCCCGGAAAGAGGATATGCTGCCTCCGGGTTGGGAGGACCTAGATAG GCAGATGGGTCAGCTCTTTATGATGGGCTTTGATGGAACTTCGGTCAATCCACAAATTCGATCACTCATCGAGAATTACCATTTGGGTGCCGTGCTACTATCTGCTAAAAATCTGAAAt CGGCTGAGGATGCAACCAGATTGGTTCTGGAATTACAGACCATTGCGCGTGATGCAGGCCATCCCGTACCGTTACTAATTGCCTTGGACCAGGAGAATGGCGGTGTCAACAGTTTATATGATGAGATATTTATCCGTCAATTCCCTAGTACCATGGGCATTGCAGCCACGGGGTCCAAATCTTTAGCCTACGAGGTAGCTGTTGCGACAGCACAGGAGCTCAAGGCTATTGGGGTCAATTGGATCTTAGGACCCGTCTTGGATGTTTTGACCAATGTGCGCAATCAACCACTAGGTGTTCGTACCGCCGGCGATGATCCCCAGGAGGCGTCTCAATATGGTGTCCAGTTCATGAGGGGTTATCAAGAAGCAGGTTTAGTAACCTGTGGGAAACACTTTCCATCTTATGGTAATTGGGAATTTCTCGGCTCCCAGGCAGATGTTCCAATTATTACGGAATCTCTGGAGCAACTTAGTCTCAGCGCACTTGTACCGTTTCGCAGAGCTATAAGTCAGGGTCTGGATGCCATGATGGTGGGAGGTGTCTCATTGTCATCCGCTGGAATGAACGTGATGCACGCCTGCCTAAGTGATCAGGTGGTTGACGAGCTCTTGAGAAaagatctccagtttcaagGGGTGGTCGTTTCCGAGTGCTTGGAAATGGAGTCGCTCACACATAACATTGGAATAGGAGGTGGCACAGTGATGGCGAAGAACGCTGGCTGCGATGTCATCCTTTTATGTCGGTCATTCCCGGTCCAGCAAGAAGCCATCAACGGGTTGAAACTCGGCGTGGAGAACAGTATCATCGGCCGTCAGCGAATTGAACAATCATTGCGCCGCGTTTTAGATTTGAAGGCACGGTGTACTTCGTGGGAACAGGCGCTGAACCCTCCGGGGCTTTCTGCACTTACAAAGATGCAACCCTCGCACACGAAGCTTTCCACTCGGGCCTACAATTCTTCTATCACAGTTGTGAGAGATAAGAATAATTTCCTTCCGTTGTCCAATGTGATTGAGGCAGACGGGGAACTTTTGCTTCTAACTCCGCTGGTCAAGCCACTCCCAACGTCGGCGGTTTCTCTCTCATATACGGAGTCTGCGCATGGGTCACTAGATCTATTAATGTTAGGACGGACTTCCTCGATTCAAAATGGAGAGAGCGTTTTCAAAGAACTTGGACGGTCACTCTCCCGACAGAGGAATGGGCGCGTGTTGCACACCTCCTATACTTCCAATGGCGTGCGTCCCATCCACGAAGACCTCATCCAAAGAGCGAGTGCTGTAGTCGTTGTCACGGCAGATGCAAATCGCAATCTGTATCAGCAAGGGTTCTCAAAACACGTTTCCATGGTTTGCCAATCGCAGCATACCTCATCTGGAGAACGCCGCGAGAGGCCATTGATTGTGGTGGCAGTTAGCTCGCCATATGATTTTGCCATGGATTCCTCATTTGGTACTTATATATGCACATATGACTTTACGGAAACAGCCCTTCAGGCCTTGGTCAAGGTCTTGTATGGCGACTTGACACCTTCAGCGGTCCTGCCCGGCTCCATTGGTCGAATGCAGAAGATTCATCAGTCTCGACAGCACTGGCTCGTCGAAAATTGGAACGAGGATCGCGACTCTTTCGCTTTGGATGCTCTACTCGATACTATCCGTGCCGGCTATGCACTAGGTCAGCCGTCAGAACTTCTTGGAGCTACCGCTAGTAGCTTCTTGCTACGAAAAGAGGATGTCGACGAAGCCCATTTCGTTGTTCGGAATAGTAGCACGCAGGCCCTTTATGGGTTCTGCGCGACCTACTTCTTTCGATCAACAGGCACCGGTGTGCTCGCATGTCTTCTCGTGGACCCCTCTCGAAGAAAACTATCAATCGGACATTCTCTCCACAGCCGCGCGATTCGAACTTTACTTCAAAGGAATGGGATGAGACGGTTCCAGCTAGGATCCCGATTACCAGGGATCTACCTTGGCATCCCGACTGTTAACCCTGAAGAGCGCAAGCGGCTGCGGCAGTGGTTCGCGAACATGGGGTGGAACACCGCGCTTTCGCGACCCGTATGCAGCGTGATCCTGCGCAACTTGTCAACATGGGTGCCACCCGAAGGACTTACCGCAACCCTGCAGAGTGCCGAGATCACATATGATCTCGTGTATGGCTGGGACTTTGCACCCGCGATCCTCAATCACATTAAAACATATGCGCAGCAAGGTGTGGCCGACATTTACCGCATGGCTCTGGGCGGCGCGCCTAACTGCGGGGTCATCCGGGCCAAGCGGCCCTCCGACGGGGCCATGCTTGGGAGTGTCGTGATTTACAATGAGCGATCTGCCTTGGCGGAGCACATGCCCATGCTACGTGCCATCCAGGCTTCTGTCGGAGGCATTTCGTCTCCGGTCATTTCTTCGTGCGGTGAAGATGATTCCACGGTTTTGCAGGGCCTGATCCTGCTCGCTATCAAGCAAATCCGGAAGTTGAGTGCCAATGCAGTGGTCATGGACAGT GTCGACGGCGACGGCAACTTCGACAATCTCTCCGCGATGGGCTTCACTGTGCTACACAGCTTTGAGGAAGTGGACTGTGACGCAGCTATGTGGACGATGATGCATGCATAG
- a CDS encoding Glucosamine-6-phosphate deaminase, putative, translating to MKPLDQVPPMVLSSPIRRPHGIHPEFLLFLSSSPIHFLALLQSTDVIMRVIIREDPREVSVYIADYIISRIKSFNPTPEQPFVLGVPTGSSPELIYKILVQRHRAGDISFKNVVTFNMDEYVGLPRDHPESYHSFMYKHFFSHVDIPPQNINILDGTATDLAAECASFEARIARCGGIELFLGGVGPDGHIAFNEPGSSLSSRTRVKTLAYDTILANSRFFGGDTDKVPRMAMTVGIQTIMDSREVVIVATGAHKAFAVQKGLEDGVNHMWTLSALQLHQHPLIVCDRDATLELKVKTVRYFESIEQAGTDARTQGPALVYRPRTYVPVPLPTKTPKSQQPTPEGTPEKVPKDLRINTELQRRALEEEELTPDSMSSRLVDSAIGGIDVALKSDLIFDRMGTRITTL from the exons ATGAAACCTTTAGACCAGGTACCCCCTATGGTGCTCAGCAGTCCAATCAGAAG GCCACATGGAATACACCCCGA atttcttcttttcctttcttcttctcccatCCACTTCTTAGCCCTACTCCAATCCACTGACGTAATTAT GCGTGTCATTATCAGAGAAGATCCTCGTGAGGTGTCTGTGTATATTGCAGACTACATCATCA GCCGCATCAAGTCGTTCAATCCAACCCCCGAGCAGCCGTTCGTGCTTGGTGTGCCTACTGGTAGTAGCCCTGAGCTTATCTACAAGATACTTGTGCAGCGTCATCGTGCCGGTGATATCTCTTTCAAGAATGTTGTGACTTTCAACATG GATGAATATGTTGGTCTGCCTCGCGATCACCCCGAGTCCTACCACAGCTTTATGTACAAGCACTTCTTTTCTCACGTGGACATTCCACCGCAGAATATTAACATCCTGGACGGCACCGCGACTGATCTTGCAGCCGAGTGTGCATCGTTCGAAGCACGGATCGCCCGCTGTGGTGGCATCGAGCTCTTCCTGGGTGGGGTCGGGCCAGACGGCCACATCGCCTTCAACGAGCCGGGTTCCTCGCTGAGCAGCCGCACGCGCGTCAAGACACTAGCCTACGACACCATCCTGGCAAACTCCCGCTTCTTTGGCGGCGATACGGACAAGGTGCCTCGTATGGCTATGACTGTTGGTATTCAGACTATCATGGATTCCCGAGAGGTGGTGATTGTAGCCACCGGGGCGCACAAAGCTTTTGCCGTGCAGAAGGGGCTGGAGGATGGTGTGAACCATATGTGGACCCTCTCCGCTCTGCAGCTGCACCAACACCCCCTCATCGTCTGCGATCGTGACGCCACTCTCGAACTCAAGGTCAAGACCGTGCGGTACTTCGAATCGATCGAACAGGCCGGCACCGATGCCCGCACCCAGGGACCGGCTCTCGTTTACCGCCCTCGGACTTATGTCCCGGTTCCACTCCCAACTAAGACGCCCAAGTCCCAGCAGCCTACTCCCGAAGGCACACCCGAGAAGGTACCCAAGGATCTCCGTATCAACACTGAGCTGCAACGCCGCGCCctggaggaagaggagctCACCCCGGACAGCATGTCCTCGCGCCTAGTCGACTCGGCAATTGGGGGTATCGATGTTGCATTGAAGAGTGACCTTATCTTTGACCGCATGGGCACCAGAATCACCACACTTTGA
- a CDS encoding Cleavage/polyadenylation specificity factor, A subunit, C-terminal: MQCYAELLPPTGVTHALAIPFTSATASNLIVIRTSLLQIFSLVKIVSSQLQKEGSEPHGSQFSQPETKLVLEKEYPLSGTVTDLSRVKILNNKSGGEAILIAVRNAKLSLIEWDPERHGISTISIHYYERDDLTRSPWVPDLSRCGSILSVDPSSRCAVYNFGIRNLAILPFHQAGDDLVMDDYDSELEGERPIQNSGGGAEPKKSKEGPAYQTPYCSSFVLPLTALDPSLLHPISLAFLYEYREPTFGILFSQVATSTALLYERKDVVFYAVFTLDLEQRASTTLLSVSRLPSDLFKVVALPLPVGGALLLGSNEIVHVDQAGKTNAVGVNEFSRQVSSFSMTDQSDLAFRLEGCVVERLGGDSGDLLLALASGDMALIKFKLDGRSVSGITIHLLPAHAGGDMLKSAASCSSCLGDGNVFIGSEDADSVLLEWSRSSASTKKARLESKQTADGFDDLEDDDDQMEDDDLYSSAPGSTQVDNRMGTENLTTEFYNFRLKDCLPSIGPLRDITLGKVFSNTYREKQATCEAVSAELELVASQGSDRGGGLVVIKREIDPLTTMSLKIDDADGVWSASVKKRRGASSTDNPSRQYVVVSRSTDSEQELNEVFVAEEQNLKPFRAPEFNPNEDCTVDIGSFAGDTRLVQVLRNEVRSYDMELGLSQIYPVWDEDTSDERVAVSASFIDPYLMIIRDDSSVLLLQADENGDLDEVPLSTLIISSRWRSGCLYYDNSQSFSVAGSLSKNSSEGEVLLFLLNPDYKLSIFRLSDMMLIAIIEGVDCLPPVLSTEPPKRSNTRETLTELIVANLGDSSSLSPYLIVRTENDDLVFYKPSLVSANSGHGSSHRLKLFRESNHVLPKSPLGDVSSQKKNQQRLRPLRVLPNISGFSTIFMPGASSSFIFKTTKSLPHIIRLRGGFTRWLSSFNSADTGCDNGFIYVDSQSCIRACQLPSQTQFDYSWTLRKVPIEEQVNFLAYSTSSETYVLGTSRQGDFKLPEGDELHPEWRNEELSFCPKIPESSIKVVSPKTWTIIDSYPLDPDEQVTAVKNVNIEVSENTHERMDLIVVGTAIAKGEDMPARGTIYVFDVIKVAPDPERPETGRKLKLIGKETVKGAVTALSGIGGQGFIIVAQGQKCMVRGLKEDGSLLPVAFMDMQCYVNVVKELKGTGMVILGDAVKGLWFAGYSEEPYRMTLFGKDPEYLEVVAADFLPDGNKLYMLVADSDCNLHVLQYDPEDPKSSNGDRLLSRSKFYTGNFASSVTLLPRTAVSSELTESSEEAMDVDETFAKYQVLIASQNGSLALVTSVAEESYRRLSGLQSQLINTVDHPAGLNARAFRATESDGAAGRGMVDGNLLRLWLNMGKQRQAEIAGRVGATEWEIKADLETIGGDGLGYL, translated from the exons ATGCAGTGCTACGCAGAGCTATTACCTCCAACGGGGGTCACCCATGCTTTGGCAATTCCTTTCACCTCAGCAACCGCCAGCAATCTGATTGTTATCAGAACCTCTCTATTGCAGATTTTCTCCCTCGTTAAGATCGTCTCTTCTCAACTGCAGAAGGAAGGCTCAGAGCCTCATGGTTCCCAATTTTCACAACCAGAAACCAAATTAGTACTGGAAAAAGAATACCCGCTATCCGGAACTGTGACCGATTTAAGCCGAGTCAAAATCTTGAACAACAAGAGTGGCGGAGAAGCCATATTGATTGCAGTCCGCAATGCCAAGCTCAGCTTGATTGAGTGGGACCCTGAGCGTCATGGTATCTCAACAATTTCCATACACTACTACGAGCGGGATGATCTGACCCGCAGCCCCTGGGTGCCTGATCTGAGCCGGTGTGGGAGCATTCTGAGCGTTGATCCAAGCAGTAGATGCGCGGTGTACAACTTTGGCATTCGGAACCTTGCGATTTTACCCTTTCATCAGGCGGGTGATGACTTGGTGATGGATGACTACGATTCGGAGCTTGAGGGAGAACGCCCAATTCAGAACTCTGGTGGAGGAGCAGAGcccaagaagagcaaagaGGGACCAGCGTACCAAACACCCTACTGCTCGTCTTTCGTACTGCCATTGACCGCCTTGGATCCTTCATTGCTACACCCAATCAGTCTTGCATTCCTATACGAGTATAGGGAGCCGACGTTTGGAATTTTATTTTCCCAAGTCGCAACTTCTACTGCCCTTCTTTACGAAAGGAAGGACGTGGTATTCTACGCTGTGTTTACACTTGATCTTGAGCAGCGAGCTTCTACCACCCTTCTTTCAGTATCTCGTCTTCCTAGTGATTTGTTCAAAGTCGTGGCACTCCCACTCCCAGTAGGAGGTGCCTTGCTTCTTGGCTCAAATGAGATTGTTCACGTGGACCAAGCCGGCAAAACTAATGCGGTGGGAGTCAATGAGTTTTCAAGGcaggtttcttctttttctatgACCGACCAATCGGACTTGGCGTTCCGCCTTGAAGGCTGCGTGGTTGAACGACTTGGTGGTGATAGTGGAGACCTACTGTTAGCACTTGCATCCGGCGACATGGCACTGATCAAATTTAAACTTGACGGTCGATCTGTCTCGGGTATCACTATTCACCTTCTTCCGGCACACGCAGGTGGTGATATGTTGAAGTCGGCTGCCTCATGCTCCAGTTGTCTCGGAGATGGAAACGTTTTCATTGGCAGCGAAGATGCTGATTCGGTGCTCCTAGAATGGTCGCGTTCATCCGCCTCTACTAAAAAAGCTCGGCTCGAGTCGAAGCAAACAGCCGACGGTTTTGATGATctggaggatgatgatgaccaGATGGAGGATGATGACCTTTATTCCTCGGCGCCTGGATCGACACAAGTCGATAACCGCATGGGAACCGAGAACTTAACCACTGAATTTTATAACTTTCGACTGAAAGATTGCCTTCCTAGCATTGGCCCGCTGAGGGACATCACTTTGGGCAAAGTTTTCTCGAATACGTATCGCGAAAAACAAGCTACATGTGAGGCAGTTTCCGCAGAACTAGAGCTGGTGGCATCTCAGGGCTCAGACAGAGGCGGTGGCTTGGTTGTTATCAAGCGCGAAATTGATCCTTTGACAACCATGTCTCTGAAAATCGATGATGCAGATGGTGTTTGGTCAGCCAGCGTCAAAAAAAGGAGAGGCGCCTCCAGCACAGACAACCCATCCCGTCAATATGTGGTTGTCTCTCGGTCTACGGATTCGGAGCAGGAGCTAAACGAGGTTTTTGTTGCGGAAGAACAAAACTTGAAGCCTTTTAGGGCACCGGAGTTCAACCCAAACGAAGATTGCACAGTTGACATTGGATCTTTCGCAGGTGATACTCGTCTAGTTCAGGTTCTGCGGAATGAAGTCAGAAGCTATGACATGG AGCTGGGTTTGTCACAGATATACCCCGTTTGGGATGAAGACACCAGTGATGAGCGCGTGGCTGTAAGCGCAAGCTTCATTGATCCTTATCTTATGATTATTCGGGATGATTCATCAGTCTTGCTTTTGCAGGCGGATGAAAATGGTGACCTCGATGAAGTTCCGCTTTCAACCCTGATAATCTCGTCACGATGGCGCTCCGGATGCCTCTATTACGATAATTCACAGTCAttcagcgttgcaggctCCTTGTCGAAGAACTCTTCCGAAGGCGAGGTGCTTCTTTTCCTATTGAATCCGGATTATAAGCTATCA ATCTTCCGGCTGTCTGACATGATGTTGATCGCCATCATTGAAGGCGTCGACTGCTTACCTCCTGTATTGTCGACCGAGCCGCCCAAGCGATCTAACACTCGGGAAACCCTAACAGAATTGATTGTTGCCAATCTTGGTGACAGTTCTAGTCTTTCACCTTATCTGATT GTTAGAACCGAAAATGATGATCTCGTGTTCTACAAACCAAGCCTAGTCTCGGCAAATTCCGGTCATGGATCGTCTCATCGCCTAAAATTATTCCGAGAGTCAAATCATGTTCTACCAAAAAGCCCTTTGGGGGATGTTTCCTCTCAAAAAAAGAACCAACAGCGATTGAGACCGCTGAGAGTTCTTCCTAATATTTCAGGGTTTAGCACGATCTTTATGCCGGGGGCTTCATCAAGCTTTATCTTTAAAACAACAAAGAGCTTACCGCACATCATTCGTCTTAGAGGAGGCTTTACACGTTGGCTAAGCTCCTTTAATTCGGCTGACACTGGCTGTGACAATGGCTTCATTTATGTTGATTCCCAG AGCTGTATCCGGGCTTGTCAACTACCTTCCCAAACTCAATTTGACTATTCGTGGACATTGCGAAAAGTTCCAATTGAAGAGCAAGTCAATTTCTTGGCCTACTCGACGTCTTCTGAGACTTATGTTCTCGGCACAAGCCGCCAAGGAGACTTCAAGTTGCCGGAGGGTGATGAACTGCACCCTGAGTGGCGAAATGAAG AGCTGTCATTCTGCCCGAAAATCCCCGAAAGCAGCATCAAGGTCGTCAGTCCCAAGACATGGACCATCATTGACAG TTACCCTCTGGACCCCGATGAGCAAGTGACAGCGGTGAAAAACGTGAACATTGAGGTTTCAGAGAATACACACGAGCGGATGGATTTAATCGTCGTCGGAACCGCGATTGCCAAGGGGGAAGACATGCCAGCTCGTGGTACGATCTATGTCTTTGATGTGATCAAAGTTGCACCTGACCCCGAAAGGCCAGAGACAGGCCGCAAGCTCAAGCTGATTGGCAAGGAGACAGTGAAGGGTGCAGTGACCGCGCTGTCTGGTATCGGTGGTCAAGGGTTCATAATCGTGGCTCAGGGGCAGAAGTGCATGGTCCGTGGTCTCAAGGAAGACGGGAGCCTCCTTCCTGTTGCATTTATGGACATGCAATGTTATGTTAATGTCGTGAAAGAGCTCAAGGGCACCGGCATGGTTATCCTGGGAGATGCCGTGAAAGGACTTTGGTTCGCTGGCTACTCAGAGGAGCCATATAGAATGACACTCTTTGGCAAAGACCCTGAATACTTGGAGGTGGTGGCAGCTGACTTCCTCCCGGATGGGAACAAGTTGTACATGCTAGTGGCTGACAGCGACTGCAACCTGCACGTCCTGCAATACGACCCTGAAGATCCCAAATCCTCCAACGGCGATCGACTCCTCAGCCGAAGCAAATTCTACACCGGCAACTTCGCATCATCGGTAACACTTCTGCCTCGCACAGCAGTTTCATCGGAGCTGACCGAATCATCCGAAGAAGCAATGGACGTGGATGAGACCTTCGCCAAATACCAAGTTCTCATCGCTTCGCAAAACGGGTCTTTGGCGCTGGTGACGTCGGTTGCCGAGGAGTCATACCGTCGACTATCAGGACTACAGTCTCAGCTGATCAACACCGTCGACCACCCTGCCGGTCTGAACGCGCGTGCTTTTCGGGCCACAGAAAGCGATGGCGCTGCGGGCCGGGGTATGGTTGATGGCAATCTATTGCGTCTATGGCTGAATATGGGCAAGCAGCGGCAGGCTGAGATTGCGGGCCGGGTTGGCGCGACAGAGTGGGAGATCAAGGCTGATCTGGAGACCATTGGCGGTGATGGACTGGGATATCTATGA